Proteins from a single region of Sphingomonas sp.:
- a CDS encoding VirB4 family type IV secretion/conjugal transfer ATPase: protein MQFLSPLTRDPRAIEREAPAGRHLPYARHVDDHTIETRDGLLMQFIHLRGLLFETADTDELNYRKRLRDAVLQSIGSSRFALYHHVVRRQVHSELTADFLDAFSARLDTAWHGRLASKKLYVNDIFVTLVRRPLQGRLGILDRLRGGTPQVNAANELRQLGAARDALLAALGSYEPRLLSVYQTPQGTCSEPLEFLSSLYNGEMRPVLLPMQDLGAYLPYRRISFGQETAELGPAGGLPRSFVGMVSIKDYPGQSSPGMLDELLRLPFELTIAQSFGFVERQAALSRMNLALRRMRSAEDEAMSLRADLASAKDEVAAGRAGFGEHHMTIAVRGGTLAQVDEGVAEVLAALTDMGIIAVREEIALEPAFWAQFPGNFKYIARRGLISTGNFAGFASGHNLPQGKAAGNHWGDAVTLLETTAAGPYHFNFHRGDLGNFTVIGPSGSGKTVVLNFLLAQARKFAPRIIFFDKDRGAELFLRAIGGRYDLLRPGKPSGLNPLQLEDTAANRQFLIDWIALLAGGADIDELARIKDTIDANFGQPSEQRRLCHLVELFRGGQRPHAADLWARLRPWWGDGERAWLFDNARDETDLTAQTVGFDMTQILDDPAMRTPAMMYLFHRVEERLDGTPAIIVVDEGWKALDDDVFVRRIKDWEKTIRKRNGIVGFATQSAQDALESRIASAIIEQAATQIFMANPKARAADYMEGFGLTAHEFELVRALPDSAHCFLIKHGNESVVARLNLTGERELLTILSGRERTVRLLDEIRAQTGDDPGEWLPRLLEAA from the coding sequence ATGCAATTCCTATCGCCCCTGACGCGGGACCCCAGGGCGATCGAACGCGAGGCGCCCGCCGGGCGGCATCTACCCTATGCCCGGCATGTCGACGACCATACGATCGAGACGCGCGACGGATTGCTCATGCAGTTCATCCATCTGCGCGGGCTGCTGTTCGAGACCGCCGATACCGACGAACTGAATTATCGCAAGCGGCTGCGCGACGCGGTGCTGCAGTCGATCGGCTCATCGCGGTTCGCGCTCTATCATCACGTCGTTCGCCGGCAGGTGCATAGCGAGCTCACCGCGGACTTCCTCGACGCTTTCTCGGCGCGGCTCGACACGGCCTGGCACGGGCGGCTGGCGAGCAAGAAGCTGTACGTCAATGACATCTTCGTCACGCTGGTCCGCCGCCCGCTCCAGGGCCGGCTGGGCATTCTCGACCGGCTTCGCGGCGGCACGCCACAAGTGAACGCCGCCAACGAATTGCGGCAGCTCGGCGCTGCGCGCGATGCGCTGCTTGCGGCGCTCGGCAGCTACGAACCGCGGCTGTTGAGCGTTTACCAGACGCCGCAGGGCACCTGCTCCGAACCGCTCGAATTCCTGTCGAGCCTCTATAACGGCGAGATGCGCCCGGTGCTGCTGCCGATGCAGGACCTGGGCGCGTATCTTCCCTATCGCAGGATCAGCTTCGGACAGGAGACCGCCGAGCTGGGCCCTGCCGGCGGCCTGCCGCGAAGTTTTGTCGGGATGGTGTCGATCAAGGACTATCCCGGACAATCCTCACCGGGGATGCTCGACGAACTGCTCCGGCTGCCGTTCGAGCTGACGATCGCGCAGAGCTTCGGCTTCGTGGAGCGTCAGGCCGCGCTTTCGCGGATGAACCTGGCGCTCAGGCGGATGCGCTCGGCGGAGGACGAAGCGATGAGTCTTCGCGCCGACCTAGCTAGCGCCAAGGACGAAGTCGCGGCGGGACGCGCCGGCTTTGGCGAGCATCATATGACCATCGCGGTTCGCGGCGGCACGCTTGCGCAGGTCGATGAGGGCGTCGCCGAAGTGCTGGCGGCGCTGACCGACATGGGCATCATCGCGGTGCGCGAGGAGATCGCGCTGGAGCCGGCCTTCTGGGCGCAATTCCCCGGAAACTTCAAATACATCGCGCGGCGCGGACTGATCTCGACCGGCAATTTCGCCGGCTTCGCGAGCGGGCACAATTTGCCGCAAGGCAAGGCGGCCGGCAATCATTGGGGCGACGCCGTCACCTTGCTGGAGACCACGGCGGCCGGCCCCTATCATTTCAACTTCCACCGCGGCGATCTGGGCAATTTCACGGTCATCGGCCCTTCCGGATCGGGCAAGACGGTGGTGCTCAATTTCCTTCTTGCGCAGGCCCGCAAATTCGCACCCCGGATCATCTTTTTCGACAAGGATCGCGGCGCCGAACTGTTCCTCCGCGCAATCGGCGGGCGCTATGATCTGCTGCGTCCAGGCAAGCCATCGGGCCTGAACCCGCTGCAACTGGAGGATACGGCCGCCAACCGGCAGTTCCTGATCGACTGGATCGCGCTTCTCGCGGGTGGCGCGGATATCGACGAGCTGGCGCGCATCAAGGATACGATCGACGCCAATTTCGGCCAACCGTCCGAGCAGCGCCGGCTTTGCCATCTCGTCGAGCTGTTTCGCGGCGGGCAGCGGCCGCATGCCGCCGATCTGTGGGCACGGCTTCGCCCGTGGTGGGGCGATGGCGAACGCGCGTGGCTCTTCGACAATGCCCGCGACGAAACCGACCTGACCGCACAAACCGTCGGGTTCGACATGACCCAGATTCTCGACGATCCGGCGATGCGGACGCCCGCCATGATGTATCTGTTCCACCGGGTCGAGGAACGCCTAGACGGTACGCCCGCGATCATCGTGGTCGACGAAGGCTGGAAGGCCCTCGACGACGATGTGTTCGTCCGCCGGATCAAGGATTGGGAAAAGACGATCCGCAAGCGCAACGGCATCGTCGGCTTCGCGACGCAAAGCGCGCAGGACGCGCTTGAAAGCCGCATCGCCAGCGCGATCATCGAGCAGGCCGCGACCCAGATCTTCATGGCCAACCCAAAGGCGCGCGCCGCGGATTATATGGAGGGTTTCGGCCTCACCGCACATGAATTCGAACTCGTGCGCGCGTTGCCCGACAGCGCGCATTGCTTCCTGATCAAGCACGGCAATGAAAGTGTCGTGGCCCGGCTGAACCTGACCGGCGAGCGGGAATTGCTGACGATATTGTCGGGCCGCGAACGCACGGTGCGCCTGCTGGACGAGATACGCGCGCAAACCGGCGACGACCCCGGCGAGTGGCTTCCCCGATTGCTGGAGGCGGCATGA
- a CDS encoding type IV secretion system protein VirB3, translating into MNGLERDPLFVALTRPQMFAGVTYSYFVANAVIATELFLIFKSIWVLLAALTIHIAGVLLCLREPRFFDLWLIRVGRCPRVRNYSIWRCNSYRP; encoded by the coding sequence GTGAATGGCCTGGAACGCGATCCGCTTTTCGTAGCCCTTACCCGCCCGCAGATGTTCGCGGGAGTGACGTATAGCTACTTCGTCGCCAACGCGGTGATCGCGACCGAACTGTTCCTGATCTTCAAATCCATATGGGTGCTGCTCGCCGCACTAACCATCCATATCGCGGGCGTGCTGCTGTGCCTGCGCGAGCCGCGCTTTTTCGACCTCTGGCTGATCCGCGTCGGCCGCTGCCCTCGGGTGCGCAACTATTCGATCTGGCGATGCAATTCCTATCGCCCCTGA
- a CDS encoding TrbC/VirB2 family protein: MTFKELQRRATCMALGLLLPVGANAQEYDPAGSGPIVAAVHWLQGTLLGTIATVIAVIAVASVGFLMLTGRINWRYGATVILGCFILFGAASIVAGIQSTAQLGQ, encoded by the coding sequence ATGACATTCAAGGAATTGCAGCGGCGAGCGACCTGTATGGCCCTGGGCCTATTGTTGCCTGTTGGCGCCAACGCACAGGAATATGATCCCGCCGGCTCGGGACCGATCGTTGCGGCGGTGCATTGGCTGCAAGGCACACTGCTCGGCACGATCGCCACCGTCATCGCGGTGATCGCCGTGGCTTCGGTTGGCTTCCTGATGCTCACCGGGCGGATCAACTGGCGTTATGGCGCGACCGTGATCCTCGGCTGCTTCATCCTGTTCGGCGCCGCCAGCATCGTCGCCGGCATCCAGTCCACCGCGCAACTGGGCCAATGA